Proteins encoded within one genomic window of Sporolituus thermophilus DSM 23256:
- the murC gene encoding UDP-N-acetylmuramate--L-alanine ligase — translation MLEGLKKIHFVGIGGAGMSAIATVLLAMNYQISGSDINQSETTRKLEQMGAKVFIGHRSENIRDVEAIVVSSAIPESNPEVRAAREQELKIFHRADIVAALMAEREGIAIAGAHGKTTTTSMIALVLEKAGLDPTVLIGGELEYFGGNAKYGKGRYLVAEADESDGSFLKLAPRLAVVTNIENDHMDFYETMENILFTFKEFLHKIPPKDGLAVLCFDNSYIRDIAASLDRPYISYAINHDAEFTARDIRVQGPAIIYDAYRHDELLGTIRLNVPGRHNVANSLAALAVGLHVGLTFSQVADGLASFFGAKRRFQTKGRVNGIWVVDDYAHHPTEIITTLLAAREMHPKRLICVFQPHRYSRTKFLRSEFGRAFEPADILVLTDIYPAGEKPIPGITGEVIKEEVERQTNRLVTYIPDRNNIARYLAEIAEPGDLIITMGAGNIYKIGEELVEKLNAANL, via the coding sequence TTGCTCGAGGGTCTAAAAAAAATTCATTTTGTTGGTATTGGTGGCGCGGGCATGAGCGCTATTGCCACCGTGCTGCTTGCCATGAATTATCAAATATCAGGCTCAGATATTAACCAGTCAGAAACTACGCGCAAACTTGAGCAAATGGGGGCCAAAGTTTTTATTGGTCATCGTAGCGAAAACATTAGGGATGTTGAGGCCATCGTGGTCTCCAGCGCTATTCCCGAGAGCAACCCGGAAGTCCGTGCTGCCCGTGAACAGGAACTTAAAATTTTTCATCGGGCTGACATTGTAGCTGCATTGATGGCCGAGCGCGAAGGGATTGCCATAGCCGGCGCCCATGGTAAAACAACCACGACGTCGATGATCGCTCTTGTGCTGGAAAAGGCAGGCCTAGATCCTACAGTATTAATCGGGGGTGAACTTGAGTATTTCGGCGGGAATGCCAAGTACGGCAAAGGCAGATACCTTGTGGCCGAAGCAGATGAAAGCGATGGTTCGTTTTTAAAATTAGCACCGCGACTAGCGGTGGTGACGAATATTGAAAACGACCATATGGATTTTTATGAGACCATGGAAAACATCCTCTTTACGTTTAAGGAATTTCTCCATAAGATCCCCCCTAAGGACGGTCTGGCAGTACTTTGCTTTGACAATTCCTATATACGGGATATTGCTGCTTCCCTGGATCGACCCTACATATCCTACGCTATTAATCATGACGCCGAATTTACGGCGCGTGACATAAGGGTGCAGGGACCTGCCATAATTTATGACGCTTATCGTCATGATGAACTTCTCGGCACCATTCGGTTGAATGTTCCGGGCAGGCATAATGTGGCCAATTCGCTGGCGGCCCTTGCCGTTGGCCTGCATGTAGGGCTTACTTTTTCACAGGTCGCTGATGGGCTTGCCTCATTTTTTGGGGCGAAACGCCGGTTTCAGACTAAGGGTCGTGTTAACGGCATTTGGGTAGTCGATGATTATGCTCACCATCCAACGGAAATTATCACTACTCTTTTGGCTGCCAGGGAAATGCACCCAAAACGTCTGATATGCGTGTTTCAGCCGCACCGTTATTCACGCACTAAATTTTTGCGTAGCGAATTTGGGCGCGCCTTCGAGCCGGCCGATATTTTAGTTCTTACAGATATTTATCCCGCAGGGGAAAAACCCATACCTGGAATTACGGGAGAAGTCATCAAGGAGGAGGTTGAGCGCCAGACCAACCGACTAGTGACGTATATTCCCGATCGCAATAATATTGCACGTTATCTTGCAGAAATTGCCGAACCAGGTGATTTAATTATAACGATGGGCGCAGGAAATATATACAAAATAGGGGAAGAACTAGTAGAAAAATTAAATGCCGCAAATTTATAA
- the murA gene encoding UDP-N-acetylglucosamine 1-carboxyvinyltransferase, whose protein sequence is MEKFVVEGEVQLCGQVTISGAKNATLPIMAATLLCSGVSVVHGVPNLRDIKVMQDILTLLGAKIVREGNTLIIDTTSINHMEVPEHLMREMRASVFLMGPLLGRFRKVRLSYPGGCTIGPRPINLHIKALEKIGTNIKESFGFIIAEAAELAGGEIHFDFPSVGATENAMMAAALAKGTTVIRNAAREPEIVDLQNFLNRMGAKISGAGTDTIRIDGVPKLTATEHTVIPDRIEAGTYLVAGAMTRGDVVVDNILPEFLFSVTDKLQEIGVQIEIGRRYIRVKPGDLRGVDIKTLPHPGFPTDLQAPILSLLTIAKGTSIITETIFENRFKHVDELTRMGAKIKVEGRTAIIRGVPKLTGAIVAAPDLRAGAALVIAALAAEGISEIEHIYHIDRGYDGLERKLQALGARIVRQNCD, encoded by the coding sequence GTGGAAAAGTTTGTCGTCGAAGGAGAAGTACAACTATGCGGACAGGTTACAATTAGCGGGGCTAAAAACGCCACCTTGCCGATTATGGCAGCGACGCTTCTCTGCTCTGGCGTAAGCGTGGTCCATGGCGTGCCTAATTTGCGTGATATTAAGGTAATGCAAGATATCCTGACTTTATTGGGAGCAAAAATTGTCAGAGAAGGAAACACACTTATAATTGACACAACATCTATCAATCACATGGAAGTTCCTGAACACCTAATGCGGGAAATGCGAGCTTCCGTGTTTCTTATGGGGCCGCTGCTCGGGCGGTTTCGCAAGGTGCGTCTATCCTATCCTGGAGGTTGTACCATTGGGCCGCGGCCTATCAATCTGCACATTAAGGCCTTGGAGAAAATTGGAACAAACATAAAAGAAAGTTTCGGCTTTATTATTGCTGAAGCCGCCGAGCTGGCTGGGGGTGAAATTCACTTTGATTTTCCCAGCGTGGGCGCTACCGAAAACGCCATGATGGCTGCAGCCCTAGCGAAAGGAACGACAGTTATTCGCAATGCGGCCCGTGAACCGGAAATTGTTGATCTACAGAATTTCCTAAATAGAATGGGTGCTAAAATCAGCGGTGCAGGAACAGATACAATCAGGATTGACGGTGTACCAAAACTTACCGCTACCGAGCACACGGTAATTCCGGACCGGATTGAGGCCGGTACATATTTAGTGGCGGGAGCGATGACTCGTGGCGATGTAGTTGTTGATAATATCCTTCCTGAGTTTTTGTTTTCCGTTACCGATAAACTGCAAGAAATTGGCGTCCAAATAGAAATAGGCAGGCGTTATATTCGTGTTAAGCCAGGGGATTTACGCGGTGTCGATATTAAGACGCTGCCGCACCCCGGTTTTCCTACTGACCTGCAGGCGCCTATTTTATCACTACTGACTATTGCCAAAGGAACGAGTATTATTACTGAGACAATTTTTGAAAACCGGTTCAAGCATGTAGATGAATTGACACGCATGGGTGCTAAAATAAAGGTAGAAGGACGGACCGCCATTATCAGAGGCGTGCCCAAACTAACTGGGGCTATCGTTGCTGCCCCCGACCTGCGTGCCGGCGCGGCGCTGGTTATCGCTGCACTGGCGGCGGAAGGAATATCGGAAATCGAACACATATACCACATCGATCGAGGTTATGACGGATTGGAACGAAAGCTCCAGGCTTTAGGCGCACGGATCGTTAGGCAAAACTGCGATTAG